The Streptomyces sp. NBC_01353 genome contains a region encoding:
- a CDS encoding S1 family peptidase has translation MRRTSALRAAVAALLLTVGLGGAHSGTASAAPTADPPTLSSGLLDAMQQDLGLTKYQAEERLRAEQAATRVEGDARRITGRSYGGAWFDATTGRLVVALTDRNEEADVRALGADTRLVRHSATALDRTKSRLDALAAPAGVAGWHVDPKSNSVVLTVVRAARTEPAVRAFVARARTTGPVTVVETADTPRTYAAGTVGGDPYYTGNVRCSIGFSVHGGFVTAGHCGRAGAAVRGWDGSAMGTFQGSSFPGDDYAYVSIHSGWWTVPVVLGWGTVPDRLVRGSAEAPVGASICRSGSTTRWHCGTVLARNETVNYSQGAVHQMTKTSVCAEGGDSGGSFISGDQAQGVTSGGWGNCSSGGETWFQPVNEILGRYGLTLHTA, from the coding sequence GTGAGACGCACATCCGCCCTCCGCGCCGCCGTCGCGGCCCTGTTGCTGACCGTCGGACTCGGCGGTGCCCACTCCGGAACCGCGAGCGCCGCACCCACGGCCGACCCGCCCACGCTGTCGTCCGGACTCCTCGACGCCATGCAGCAGGACCTCGGCCTGACGAAGTACCAGGCCGAGGAGCGGTTACGGGCCGAGCAGGCGGCGACGCGGGTGGAAGGCGACGCACGCCGTATCACCGGCCGCTCCTACGGCGGAGCCTGGTTCGACGCGACCACGGGACGGCTCGTCGTCGCCCTCACCGACCGGAACGAGGAGGCCGACGTCCGCGCGCTGGGCGCCGACACGCGACTCGTGCGCCACAGTGCCACCGCGCTCGACCGCACCAAGTCCCGTCTGGACGCGCTCGCCGCTCCCGCCGGCGTCGCCGGCTGGCACGTCGACCCGAAGTCCAACAGCGTCGTCCTCACGGTGGTCCGCGCCGCCCGGACCGAGCCCGCCGTGCGCGCCTTCGTCGCACGGGCTCGCACGACAGGCCCCGTCACCGTCGTCGAGACGGCGGACACTCCGCGGACCTACGCCGCGGGCACCGTGGGCGGCGATCCGTACTACACCGGCAACGTCCGCTGTTCCATCGGCTTCTCCGTGCACGGGGGATTCGTCACCGCCGGGCACTGCGGGCGGGCCGGCGCCGCCGTACGCGGCTGGGACGGGTCCGCCATGGGCACCTTCCAGGGCTCCTCGTTCCCTGGTGACGACTACGCGTACGTCAGCATCCACAGCGGCTGGTGGACGGTGCCCGTGGTGCTCGGCTGGGGGACCGTACCGGACCGGCTCGTCCGCGGATCCGCCGAGGCCCCCGTCGGCGCGTCGATCTGCCGCTCGGGCTCCACGACCCGCTGGCACTGCGGCACCGTCCTGGCCAGGAACGAGACCGTCAACTACAGCCAGGGCGCCGTGCACCAGATGACGAAGACGAGCGTGTGCGCGGAAGGCGGCGACTCCGGCGGGTCCTTCATCAGCGGCGACCAGGCCCAGGGGGTCACCTCCGGCGGCTGGGGCAACTGCTCCTCCGGCGGTGAGACGTGGTTCCAGCCCGTCAACGAGATCCTCGGACGTTACGGGCTCACCCTCCACACCGCCTGA
- a CDS encoding DUF3040 domain-containing protein: MSPHADDRQILSEIEQGLIRDDPHLASLFGTLDAKVPQEAEPESGGEDERPRRDRRVVVAIVLAVIAVLALLLTMIWSASPAPPADDTGPGPLTLSLSLSVSVSTKV, encoded by the coding sequence ATGAGTCCTCATGCAGACGACCGACAGATCCTCTCGGAGATCGAGCAGGGTCTCATACGCGACGATCCCCACCTCGCATCGTTGTTCGGCACGTTGGACGCGAAGGTTCCTCAAGAAGCTGAACCGGAGTCAGGCGGTGAGGACGAACGCCCACGACGAGATCGCCGCGTGGTCGTGGCGATCGTCCTGGCCGTGATCGCGGTGCTGGCTCTTCTCCTCACCATGATCTGGAGCGCTTCCCCGGCCCCGCCCGCCGACGACACCGGGCCGGGCCCGCTCACCCTGTCCCTGTCCCTGTCCGTGTCCGTGTCCACGAAGGTGTAG
- a CDS encoding HAMP domain-containing sensor histidine kinase has protein sequence MSLYWRIFLLNAAVLVVAVLLLLGPVTVSTPVLFGEAVVLVAGLVAMLIVNAFLLRVGLAPFQRLTRAMLTADLLKPGRRPAVTGHGEMAELTRTFNSMLDRLEAERATSSARVLSAQEAERQRIAQELHDEVGQTLTAVLLQLKHSADHAPEALRDELRQAQETTRGSLDEIRRIARRLRPGVLEELGLLSALRSLATEFSTRGLTVRPHIDAGLPKLDQETELVLYRVAQEGLTNTARHSGASRVDLHLSPLPQGGVRLLVRDDGRGIGRVAEGAGIRGMRERALLIGADLTIGPGEGGGTEVRLDATGGAKGRTP, from the coding sequence GTGTCGCTGTACTGGCGGATCTTCCTGCTGAACGCCGCCGTCCTCGTCGTCGCGGTTCTCCTGCTGCTCGGCCCGGTCACCGTCTCCACCCCTGTGCTCTTCGGTGAGGCCGTCGTGCTCGTGGCCGGGCTGGTCGCGATGCTCATCGTCAACGCCTTCCTGCTCCGGGTCGGCCTCGCACCGTTCCAGCGGCTCACCCGGGCGATGCTGACCGCCGACCTCCTCAAGCCCGGCCGACGCCCCGCGGTGACGGGCCACGGCGAGATGGCCGAGCTGACCCGCACCTTCAACTCGATGCTCGACCGCCTCGAAGCCGAACGCGCCACCAGCAGCGCCCGTGTCCTGTCCGCACAGGAGGCGGAACGCCAGCGCATCGCGCAGGAGCTCCACGACGAGGTCGGCCAGACCCTGACCGCCGTACTCCTCCAGCTGAAGCACTCCGCCGACCACGCGCCCGAGGCGCTCCGGGACGAACTGCGGCAGGCGCAGGAGACCACCCGGGGGAGCCTCGACGAGATCCGGCGCATCGCGCGCCGCCTGCGGCCCGGAGTGCTGGAGGAGCTGGGACTGCTCAGCGCGCTCAGGTCCCTGGCCACCGAGTTCTCCACCCGCGGACTGACCGTACGGCCCCACATCGACGCCGGCCTCCCGAAGCTCGACCAGGAGACCGAGCTCGTCCTCTACCGCGTCGCCCAGGAAGGGCTCACCAACACCGCACGTCACTCGGGCGCGAGCCGCGTCGATCTGCACCTGAGCCCTCTGCCCCAGGGTGGAGTACGGCTGCTGGTCCGGGACGACGGCCGGGGGATCGGACGGGTGGCCGAAGGAGCCGGCATCCGAGGGATGCGCGAGCGCGCCCTGCTCATCGGCGCGGATCTGACGATCGGTCCCGGAGAGGGCGGAGGGACCGAGGTCCGCCTGGACGCCACGGGCGGAGCGAAGGGGAGGACACCATGA
- a CDS encoding response regulator transcription factor yields the protein MTAAGPTRILLADDHALVRGGVRLILDAEPDLTVVAEAADGAEAVALARTEQIDLAVLDISMPRQTGLQAARELSRLQPQVRILILTMYDNEQYFFEALKAGASGYVLKSVADRDLVEACRAAMRDEPFIYPGAETALIRTYLDRAEQGRPLPDKAITDREEEILKLVAEGHTSKEIGDLLFISAKTVERHRANLLQKLGLRDRLELTRYAIRVGLIEP from the coding sequence ATGACCGCGGCGGGCCCCACCCGCATCCTGCTGGCGGACGACCACGCGCTGGTGCGCGGCGGTGTACGCCTCATCCTCGACGCCGAGCCCGACCTCACCGTCGTCGCCGAGGCCGCGGACGGAGCCGAGGCGGTCGCCCTCGCCCGGACCGAGCAGATCGACCTGGCCGTCCTCGACATCTCCATGCCCCGGCAGACGGGCCTCCAGGCGGCCCGCGAACTCAGCCGTCTCCAGCCGCAGGTGAGGATCCTGATCCTCACGATGTACGACAACGAGCAGTACTTCTTCGAAGCGCTCAAGGCCGGCGCGAGCGGTTACGTGCTCAAGTCTGTCGCCGACCGCGATCTCGTCGAAGCGTGCCGGGCCGCGATGCGCGACGAACCCTTCATCTACCCGGGGGCGGAGACGGCTCTGATCCGCACGTACCTGGACCGGGCGGAGCAGGGCAGGCCGCTGCCCGACAAGGCCATCACTGACCGGGAAGAGGAGATCCTCAAACTCGTCGCCGAGGGACACACCTCGAAGGAGATCGGCGACCTGCTCTTCATCAGCGCCAAGACGGTCGAACGACACCGCGCCAACCTGCTCCAGAAGCTGGGGTTGCGCGACCGACTGGAACTCACGCGCTACGCCATACGCGTCGGACTGATCGAACCCTAG
- a CDS encoding amidinotransferase, translating into MRTARPRHYLMCPPTHFDVVYSINPWMDPAKPVDTQLAIDQWERLREVYLSLGHTVDVIDPVPGLPDMVFAANGATVVDGRALVARFRDAERIAEGPAYHDWLRDNGFPDLRTADFVNEGEGDYLLTGDWLLAGTGFRSDPRSHDEAQEFFGRPVVGLTLVDPNYYHLDTALSVLDEQTIAYYPPAFSPGSLAVLRRLFPDAVIATDEDAAVFGLNATSDGRHVVLPHNATALIEQLRARGFDPIGMDLSELLKAGGSVKCCTLELRSAG; encoded by the coding sequence ATGCGTACCGCACGGCCGCGGCACTACCTCATGTGCCCGCCCACCCACTTCGACGTGGTCTACTCCATCAACCCGTGGATGGACCCGGCGAAGCCCGTCGACACCCAGCTGGCGATCGACCAGTGGGAGCGGTTGCGCGAGGTCTACCTGAGCCTCGGGCACACCGTCGACGTGATAGACCCCGTGCCCGGGCTGCCCGACATGGTCTTCGCCGCCAACGGGGCCACGGTCGTCGACGGCCGCGCCCTGGTGGCCAGATTCCGCGACGCCGAGCGCATCGCGGAGGGCCCGGCCTACCACGACTGGCTGCGCGACAACGGCTTCCCGGACCTGCGCACGGCGGACTTCGTCAACGAGGGTGAGGGCGACTATCTCCTCACCGGGGACTGGCTGCTCGCCGGCACCGGCTTCCGCAGCGATCCCCGCTCGCACGACGAGGCCCAGGAGTTCTTCGGACGTCCCGTCGTCGGCCTCACCCTGGTGGATCCGAACTACTACCACCTGGACACTGCTCTCTCGGTCCTGGACGAGCAGACGATCGCCTACTACCCGCCCGCATTCTCGCCGGGGAGCCTCGCCGTGCTGCGGCGCCTGTTCCCGGACGCCGTCATCGCCACGGACGAGGACGCGGCCGTCTTCGGCCTCAACGCCACCTCCGACGGCAGGCACGTGGTGCTGCCGCACAACGCCACGGCGCTGATCGAGCAGCTCCGCGCCCGTGGCTTCGACCCGATCGGGATGGACCTGTCGGAGCTCCTCAAGGCGGGCGGCAGCGTGAAGTGCTGCACGCTGGAGCTGCGCAGCGCCGGCTGA
- a CDS encoding methionyl-tRNA formyltransferase: MRVVMFGYQTWGHRTLQALLDSEHDVVLVVTHPKSEHAYEKIWSDSVAELAEANGVPVVIRNRPDDEELFQRLKEADADIIVANNWRTWIPPRIFSLPRHGTLNVHDSLLPKYAGFSPLIWALINGEPEVGVTAHLMDDELDAGDIVVQRAVTVGPTDTTTDLFHKTVDLIAPVTIGALDQIASGQTEFTRQDRSQASFFHKRAEEDIRINWDWPADVLERLIRAQSAPYPAAFTFHKGKRLEVLSAVVSEGRYGGTPGRIFYREGDGVVIVAGADARTGRNHGLAITRVRTEEGHEMGATEYFTSMGGYLSSRP; the protein is encoded by the coding sequence ATGCGGGTCGTCATGTTCGGTTACCAGACCTGGGGGCATCGCACCCTGCAAGCGCTCCTGGACTCCGAGCACGACGTGGTCCTTGTCGTGACACACCCGAAGAGCGAGCACGCCTACGAGAAGATCTGGAGCGACTCGGTCGCCGAGCTGGCCGAGGCGAACGGCGTCCCCGTCGTCATCCGCAACCGGCCCGACGACGAGGAACTGTTCCAGCGCCTCAAGGAGGCCGACGCGGACATCATCGTGGCCAACAACTGGCGCACCTGGATCCCGCCGCGCATCTTCAGCCTCCCCCGTCACGGCACACTCAACGTCCACGACTCCCTGCTACCCAAGTACGCCGGCTTCTCGCCCCTGATCTGGGCGCTGATCAACGGCGAGCCCGAAGTGGGCGTCACGGCCCATCTGATGGACGACGAGCTCGACGCCGGCGACATCGTCGTACAGCGGGCAGTCACCGTCGGGCCGACCGACACGACCACGGATCTGTTCCACAAGACGGTGGACCTCATCGCCCCCGTCACCATCGGCGCCCTCGACCAGATCGCCTCCGGGCAGACCGAGTTCACCCGGCAGGACCGTTCCCAGGCCAGTTTCTTCCACAAGCGGGCCGAGGAGGACATCCGGATCAACTGGGACTGGCCCGCCGATGTACTGGAGCGTCTGATCCGCGCCCAGTCCGCCCCGTACCCGGCCGCGTTCACCTTCCACAAGGGCAAGCGCCTCGAAGTGCTGTCCGCCGTGGTCTCCGAGGGCCGCTACGGCGGCACTCCGGGCCGCATCTTCTACCGCGAGGGCGACGGTGTCGTCATCGTCGCAGGAGCCGACGCACGCACCGGCCGGAACCACGGCCTGGCCATCACGCGCGTCCGCACCGAGGAGGGGCACGAGATGGGCGCGACCGAGTACTTCACCTCCATGGGCGGCTACCTCTCCAGCCGCCCCTGA
- a CDS encoding SidA/IucD/PvdA family monooxygenase: MSQVHPGDAPLVHDLIGIGFGPSNVAMAIALSEHNARVGRQEAVTAHFFERQAGFGWHRGMLIDDATMQVSFLKDLVTLRNPASEYSFLCYLQSRERLIDFVNHKNLFPLRVEFHDYFEWAAAKVDDMVSYGHEVIAVEPVVRDGVIEYLDVTARSGSETVVHRARNLVIGTGLRPLMPEGVERTDRVWHNSELLAKVDGLEGADPTRIVVVGAGQSAAENVAYLHRRFPEAEVCAVFSRYGYSPADDSSFANRIFDPAAVDEYFTAPDAIKRKLMDYHGNTNYSVVDIDLIDDLYRQAYQEKVLGKERLRFINVSRLTGVEETDGKVRATVTSLVTGEESTLEADVVVYATGYSQAEPLGLLGEVGDRCQRDDQGRVRVERDYRLATDPALRCGIYLQGGTEHTHGITSSLLSNTAIRVGEILDSIVDRRPQSDRDDVRPVADGIGTAR; this comes from the coding sequence ATGTCTCAGGTTCATCCTGGCGACGCACCTCTGGTCCACGACCTCATAGGAATCGGCTTCGGGCCGTCCAATGTGGCCATGGCGATAGCGCTCAGCGAGCACAACGCGCGTGTCGGCAGGCAGGAGGCGGTCACCGCTCACTTCTTCGAGCGCCAGGCCGGCTTCGGCTGGCACCGCGGCATGCTGATCGACGACGCGACCATGCAAGTGTCGTTCCTCAAGGACCTGGTGACGCTCCGGAACCCCGCCAGCGAGTACAGCTTCCTGTGCTACCTGCAGAGCAGGGAACGCCTCATCGACTTCGTCAACCACAAGAACCTCTTCCCGCTGCGCGTGGAGTTCCACGACTACTTCGAGTGGGCGGCGGCGAAGGTCGACGACATGGTCTCGTACGGACACGAGGTCATCGCCGTCGAGCCCGTCGTACGGGACGGCGTGATCGAGTACCTGGACGTGACCGCCCGCTCCGGTTCCGAGACGGTGGTCCACCGGGCCCGAAACCTCGTCATCGGTACCGGACTTCGCCCTCTGATGCCGGAAGGCGTCGAGCGCACGGACCGCGTCTGGCACAACTCCGAACTGCTGGCCAAGGTCGACGGCCTCGAGGGAGCCGACCCCACCCGGATCGTCGTCGTCGGCGCCGGCCAGAGCGCCGCCGAGAACGTCGCGTACCTGCACCGGCGCTTCCCCGAGGCCGAGGTCTGCGCGGTGTTCTCCCGCTACGGCTACAGCCCCGCCGACGACAGCAGCTTCGCCAACCGCATCTTCGACCCCGCCGCGGTCGACGAGTACTTCACGGCCCCCGACGCCATCAAGCGCAAGCTGATGGACTACCACGGCAACACCAACTACTCCGTGGTGGACATCGACCTGATCGACGACCTGTACCGGCAGGCGTACCAGGAGAAGGTCCTCGGGAAGGAGCGGCTGCGCTTCATCAACGTCTCCCGCCTCACCGGCGTCGAGGAGACCGACGGCAAGGTCCGCGCCACCGTCACCTCCCTCGTCACCGGGGAGGAGTCGACCCTGGAGGCCGACGTCGTCGTCTACGCCACCGGCTACAGCCAGGCGGAGCCCCTCGGCCTCCTCGGTGAGGTCGGGGACCGCTGCCAGCGGGACGACCAGGGCCGCGTCCGCGTCGAGCGGGACTACCGCCTCGCCACCGACCCCGCACTGCGGTGCGGCATCTACCTCCAGGGCGGCACCGAGCACACCCACGGCATCACCTCGTCGCTGCTCTCCAACACCGCGATCCGGGTCGGCGAGATCCTCGACTCGATCGTCGACCGGCGCCCGCAGAGCGACCGCGACGACGTCCGACCGGTCGCCGACGGGATCGGCACGGCCCGCTAG
- a CDS encoding iron-siderophore ABC transporter substrate-binding protein translates to MSTGARPALARFARNIPRVAIAAVAALALAACGGGTEKTESKPSAGAGDGSKSAAFPVTVAHKYGSTTIDKEPKKIVTLGLSDQDAVLALGIKPVGSVDWFKEKPYGKWPWTKDKWGSDQPQIVGERDEYNMEKIAALQPDLVIAQYSGMKKEQYDTLSKFTKVVAQPKEHPDYGAPWQVMTRQIGKALGKDAETEKLITDIDTRFKAVRDKHPEFAQKTLAVADSFEAGKYSAFTKTDPKAIFFSELGFKLKPEIDSLAKPGYNVAELSAEKLNVLDVDRLVWVTSSTEANDRIKAEPLYTKLKVQQEKRDLFVPYQDPDIGAAFSFNTVLSIPYAIDQIEPLLAAIK, encoded by the coding sequence GTGTCCACTGGAGCACGTCCCGCGCTCGCGCGGTTCGCCAGAAACATCCCCCGCGTGGCCATCGCCGCCGTCGCCGCGCTCGCTCTGGCCGCCTGTGGGGGCGGCACCGAGAAGACGGAGTCCAAGCCGTCGGCCGGGGCAGGCGACGGCTCGAAGTCCGCAGCCTTCCCGGTGACCGTCGCGCACAAGTACGGCAGCACGACGATCGACAAGGAGCCGAAGAAGATCGTCACGCTCGGCCTCTCCGACCAGGACGCCGTGCTGGCCCTGGGGATCAAGCCGGTCGGTTCGGTGGACTGGTTCAAGGAGAAGCCGTACGGCAAGTGGCCTTGGACGAAGGACAAGTGGGGATCCGACCAGCCGCAGATCGTCGGTGAGCGCGACGAGTACAACATGGAGAAGATCGCCGCGCTTCAGCCGGACCTGGTCATCGCCCAGTACTCCGGCATGAAGAAGGAGCAGTACGACACGCTCTCCAAGTTCACCAAGGTCGTCGCCCAGCCCAAGGAGCACCCCGACTACGGCGCGCCCTGGCAGGTCATGACCCGGCAGATCGGCAAGGCGCTCGGCAAGGACGCCGAGACCGAGAAGCTGATCACGGACATCGACACCCGCTTCAAGGCCGTCCGGGACAAGCACCCCGAGTTCGCGCAGAAGACCCTGGCCGTGGCGGACAGCTTCGAGGCCGGCAAGTACTCCGCGTTCACCAAGACCGACCCCAAGGCGATCTTCTTCTCCGAGCTCGGTTTCAAGCTGAAGCCCGAGATCGACTCCCTGGCCAAGCCGGGCTACAACGTCGCCGAACTGAGCGCCGAGAAGCTGAACGTGCTCGACGTCGACCGGCTCGTCTGGGTCACCTCCAGCACCGAGGCCAACGACCGGATCAAGGCCGAGCCGCTCTACACGAAGCTGAAGGTCCAGCAGGAGAAGCGCGACCTGTTCGTGCCGTACCAGGACCCGGACATCGGCGCGGCCTTCTCCTTCAACACGGTCCTGTCGATCCCGTACGCGATCGACCAGATCGAGCCGCTGCTGGCGGCCATCAAGTAG